One part of the Persephonella sp. genome encodes these proteins:
- a CDS encoding nucleotidyltransferase domain-containing protein, producing MNVRLSDQQIKAIKDAIQQVFGNEAKVYIFGSRAVSDKKGGDIDIMVLVPDLQDKYRKKIQLLTELYKRLGERKIDLIITDSIKTDIEKEAVERGVLL from the coding sequence ATGAATGTAAGACTGTCAGACCAGCAGATAAAAGCTATAAAAGATGCAATTCAGCAGGTTTTTGGCAATGAGGCTAAAGTGTATATATTCGGAAGTAGAGCTGTTTCTGACAAAAAAGGAGGAGATATAGATATTATGGTGCTTGTTCCAGATCTGCAGGACAAATACAGGAAAAAAATACAGCTTTTAACTGAGCTTTACAAAAGACTTGGAGAGAGGAAGATAGACCTGATTATCACAGACAGTATAAAAACTGACATAGAAAAAGAAGCCGTTGAGAGAGGAGTTTTACTGTGA
- a CDS encoding HAD-IA family hydrolase, with protein sequence MIIIFDVDGVLIDVTKSYHYSIYDTVKYFSSEKPREELLDIKFSFNINNDWDASVAGILYVETGLSLQEFKKVFSPYSRSIEDMYKFAKERGIKLPLYKQLVEVFEGFYHKHREKEEMIFPHDILERMRKKSDILGVITGRPFDDLDYTFKKFDLYRYFDYIITEDDIPKPDLRKPSSYPMELFFEKVDFDNPVFYIGDTKADQKMVENFNKKENKNVRFILYQNEHNKDMNADYKIKAPDEICEVLNSYDYAQD encoded by the coding sequence GTGATAATAATATTTGATGTTGATGGTGTTTTGATAGATGTTACAAAGTCTTACCATTACTCAATATACGATACTGTAAAATATTTTTCCTCTGAAAAACCCCGTGAAGAGCTTCTGGATATAAAGTTTTCATTCAACATAAACAATGACTGGGACGCGTCTGTAGCAGGAATACTTTATGTAGAAACAGGTCTGTCTCTGCAGGAATTTAAAAAAGTATTTTCCCCTTACAGCCGATCCATTGAGGATATGTATAAGTTTGCAAAAGAGCGTGGGATAAAACTGCCACTGTATAAACAGCTTGTTGAGGTGTTTGAGGGGTTTTACCACAAACACAGGGAAAAGGAGGAGATGATCTTTCCCCACGATATTCTTGAAAGAATGAGGAAAAAGTCTGACATATTGGGAGTGATAACAGGAAGACCTTTTGATGATCTTGATTACACATTCAAAAAGTTTGACCTTTACAGATATTTTGATTACATAATAACAGAGGACGACATACCAAAACCTGACCTTAGAAAGCCTTCTTCTTATCCTATGGAGCTTTTCTTTGAAAAGGTTGATTTTGACAATCCTGTTTTTTATATTGGAGACACAAAAGCTGATCAGAAAATGGTTGAAAACTTTAATAAAAAGGAAAACAAGAATGTTAGATTTATACTTTATCAGAATGAACATAACAAGGATATGAATGCAGACTACAAAATAAAAGCTCCAGATGAAATCTGTGAGGTGTTAAACAGCTATGATTATGCACAGGATTAG
- the argH gene encoding argininosuccinate lyase: protein MSKKLWGGRFSEGTDAFVEEFTESVSFDKELAIYDIKGSIAHARMLGKKGIIPQEDAQKIIRDLEEIKEEIKRGKFRWKKELEDVHMNIEKALIEKIGDVGGKLHTGRSRNDQVITAFRLYLKEETDNIIQLLRNLKKALLEKAKETVDVIMPAYTHLQRAQPIRMAHYFLAYLEIYNRDEERFSDTLKRIDQMPLGSGALAGVDFPIDREMTAKELGFSQIMRNSLDATASRDAVIEFLSDAAICMSNLSRQSEDLIIWNSTEFSFVELPDKLTTGSSIMPQKKNPDVLELIRGKTGRVYGDLVALLTAVKGLPMAYNRDLQEDKEPVFDAVRTLKGSIIGMTKIIEGLKPRKEVMEKAAGGFALATDLANYLVRKGMPFRQAHHVVGQIVGYLTQQNRELESITLDELKKFSDLFDEDALNILNPYYVADARKSYGGTAKERILDQIRYWEEKLK, encoded by the coding sequence ATGTCAAAAAAGTTATGGGGTGGAAGATTTTCTGAAGGAACAGACGCTTTTGTTGAGGAGTTTACAGAGAGTGTATCTTTTGATAAAGAGCTTGCCATTTATGACATAAAAGGAAGTATAGCCCATGCAAGAATGCTTGGAAAAAAAGGGATAATACCACAGGAAGATGCTCAAAAGATAATAAGAGATCTTGAGGAGATAAAAGAAGAGATAAAAAGGGGCAAATTCAGGTGGAAAAAGGAGCTTGAAGATGTTCATATGAACATAGAAAAAGCTCTTATAGAAAAAATAGGAGATGTTGGGGGAAAGCTCCACACAGGAAGAAGCAGAAATGATCAGGTGATAACGGCATTCAGGCTTTATCTAAAAGAGGAGACAGATAATATAATCCAGCTTTTGAGAAATCTAAAGAAAGCCCTTTTAGAAAAAGCAAAGGAAACGGTTGATGTAATTATGCCTGCCTATACACATCTTCAGAGGGCACAGCCTATCAGAATGGCACATTATTTTTTAGCCTATCTTGAGATTTACAACAGAGATGAGGAGAGATTTTCAGATACTTTAAAGCGTATAGACCAGATGCCACTTGGAAGCGGAGCACTTGCAGGTGTTGATTTTCCAATTGACAGAGAAATGACAGCGAAAGAGCTTGGTTTTTCACAGATAATGAGAAACTCACTTGATGCAACAGCCTCAAGGGATGCAGTAATTGAGTTTCTTTCTGATGCTGCCATATGTATGTCTAACCTTTCAAGACAGTCTGAGGATCTTATAATATGGAATTCTACAGAATTTTCCTTTGTTGAGCTTCCTGATAAACTGACAACCGGTTCTTCAATAATGCCACAGAAAAAAAATCCTGATGTTTTAGAGCTTATAAGGGGAAAAACAGGAAGGGTTTACGGTGATCTTGTTGCACTTCTTACAGCGGTAAAAGGTCTTCCAATGGCTTACAACAGGGATCTGCAGGAAGATAAAGAGCCTGTTTTTGACGCTGTCAGAACCCTTAAAGGCTCAATAATAGGAATGACAAAGATAATAGAGGGATTAAAACCAAGAAAAGAGGTTATGGAAAAAGCTGCAGGTGGGTTTGCTTTAGCCACAGACCTTGCAAACTACCTTGTTAGAAAAGGAATGCCTTTCAGACAGGCTCATCATGTTGTTGGACAGATAGTTGGTTATCTAACACAGCAAAACAGAGAGCTTGAGAGTATAACACTTGATGAGCTTAAAAAATTTTCTGATCTATTTGATGAAGATGCCCTTAATATTCTTAATCCTTATTATGTTGCAGATGCAAGGAAGTCTTATGGTGGAACGGCAAAGGAAAGAATTTTAGATCAGATAAGATACTGGGAAGAAAAACTAAAATGA